A part of Chloroflexota bacterium genomic DNA contains:
- a CDS encoding VOC family protein: MARQNGVTVQGLIHWAIPVNDLADSIRFYTQVLGMEDGGPVGDRMHCVRFAGTDVLLCRLDSPQDPRGPRNGSVHIAFRVAPEDFDNAAAHMREWGVDVQRPTGPPATIRGDVEHRAAGTFVGRSLYFNDPSGNRLEIHDPAAAP; the protein is encoded by the coding sequence ATGGCTCGGCAGAACGGTGTGACGGTTCAGGGGCTGATCCACTGGGCGATCCCGGTCAACGATCTGGCGGATTCCATTCGGTTCTACACGCAGGTTCTGGGGATGGAGGATGGCGGTCCCGTAGGGGACCGAATGCACTGCGTCCGGTTCGCCGGGACGGATGTGTTGCTGTGCCGCCTCGACAGCCCACAGGATCCGCGTGGGCCGCGCAACGGCTCGGTGCACATAGCATTTCGTGTCGCGCCCGAGGATTTCGACAACGCGGCGGCCCACATGCGGGAATGGGGCGTAGACGTGCAACGGCCGACCGGGCCCCCCGCAACGATTCGGGGCGACGTCGAGCACCGCGCGGCCGGGACGTTCGTGGGCCGGTCGCTGTACTTCAACGACCCGTCAGGGAACCGCCTGGAGATCCACGATCCGGCCGCGGCACCGTAG